The following nucleotide sequence is from Pirellulales bacterium.
GATGGGGCAGTTCCAACTGGTCCGCTTCATGGGGGGCCTGTTGGCGACGGTCCTGCCGGTGCTGGACTACTTCAATATCGAAGCGGGCATCGCAGCCGGCGTCAAAGTTTCGCCAGCTTATCTGGCCTGGGCCACCTTGTATGCGGCGCTCTACAGCGGCGCGGCGCTGTTGGTCGCGCTCATCCTGTTTGAGGATCGCGATCTGGCCTAGTCTTTTCGGCACGACCGGAAGGTCTTGCCTAGCTTGTCGAGCATTTGCCGATTCCACGCGTTCTGGCGCTGGCATCGAGTTTTTCCCCCATTCGGGTCATGCCGATAAGTCCTTAGACACGGGTGGCGCCGGTTCTGCCGCACGCCCCGCGTGATCGTCTTCCCGCATTGGCGTTTCGACCCACCATGCACGATTTCTTGCGCACGAGCACCATTGCCTTACGCCGCTGCTGCGCGGCGCTGGCCATTAGCGTTCACCTTTCCGGCATCGCCGTGGCGCAGATCGAGCGGCTGCCCGACCCGGCCACCGAGATGCGACCCGCTGTGAACGAAGCCTGGTTCACCCAGCAACAATGGGGCGACCAAATCATTCACCGCGGCACGGCGATCGACGAGGTGTCGCCACACAATGCCGATGCCGGCCGCGTCCAGGAGGTGTGGCGCTGGCACGTATTGCCGGCGGGCATGATCTATCGAGCGTACCTGGCCGGCGAAAAAGAATCGCGGATGGCCGGCTATTGGAACTGGGAACAAGATGATGGCGCCTTGTGGGACATCACCTTGGGGGGACGCGCCGCGCTGTTGCGCTACGGCACCTTCGACCCCATTCTGCCACACGGTTTTGAAGTGCAGATCGAGGGCGCGGCGTTCCCGCGACTCGACCCCGATCGCAATCACGATTTGACCTATGCCGACTTTCGCTTTGGCGTGCCGTTGGTCTATAGCCACGGTCCATGGGAGTTGAAACTGGCCTATTACCATCTGAGTTCGCACGTCGGCGACGAGCAGATGATCCACAACAATTCGCTGTTCCGCGTCAACTATGTGCGCGACGCCATCGTTTGGGGGATGGCGTATCGCTGGACCCCCGATCTGCGACTGTATGGCGAAACTGCCTGGGCGTTCAACGCCGATGGCGGCGCCAAGCCGTGGGAGTTTCAGTTCGGCGCCGAATTCAGTCCGTTGACGCCGACAGGCATTCGGCCCGTGCCGTTCTGGGCGCTCAACGGCCACCTGCGGCAAGAGCACAACTACAGTGGCAACCTCGTAGCACAAATCGGCTTGCAGTGGCGCAGCGCGGCGACCGGCGCCCGGCTGCGCACCGGCTTCGAGTATTACAACGGCAAGAGCCGCCAATGGGAAATCTTCAATACGTTCGAACAACAGGCGGGGATCGGCCTGTGGTACGACTTTTGATCGCGGCGCTCGTTTGCTTGACCGACCGCGGCAGGCCGCTTAACCTGCATGCGACATGAGGCTAATTCTCCGCACCAGTGCAAGTCGCTCGTGAACTGAATCACCCGCCGCGCGATTCATTTCTTCCTCCCGACTTATCTAGGTGCATCCCTCATGTCGCTCCAACCATCTCATCGCGGCAGATATAGCGCCGCTTTTTTGCTGGTTTGCTATGCGCTAGTTCCATTGCGCTCCATTGCTGCGCCAACGTATTTTGTTGTTGGCGAGCCGCTGGGTTCGCAGAGCCACTTCGATTCCTACCTATTGCCGCTCGAAGCGCCCACAGACATCGCTGCCGCGCGCGACATGATAGCGAGCGGCGAGCACAAGATTGTCTTCGCGCGGATCGCCCCCGGTTCGGATGGCGTCAACCGCAACCAATATCCGCCCGAACAAATGTGGTCGTGGCACGTGACCGAGTTTCTGGGATTCGGCGACCTGGGCATCGAGATATACGACGGTTGGCCAACGTACGTCGAATCCGACGTGCCGGGTTGGATGGCTAATACGGGCGGTGTGGTTGGCTTCTGGAGCTACACCATCATTAGCGAGGTGCTCCCCGTGCCAGAACCGGCGACACTCCTATTGCTGCTCACCGGCGCCGTGGTCGCTGCTGGTTGGTGGCACTGGGCAACACGTTCATAGCCCCCCCTGCGGACTCGCGTCGCCACCGCTAAACTGAATAAGCCTTCTAAACAGCACACTACTTCTTGCAAGGAATATTCAATATGGCCACCGCCAGCGCACGTCATATATTAGTCGACAGCCAAGAAGCCTGCGACAAGCTGAAGACCGAGATCGAGGCCGGCGCCGACTTTGCCGAAGTGGCGAAGAAGCACTCCAAGTGTCCCTCCGGACGACAGGGGGGCGATCTCGGCAGCTTTCGGCCAGGGCAAATGGTGCCCGAATTCGACCGGGTGGTGTTCAAGGATGAAGTGGGCAAGGTCCACGGTCCGGTGAAGACGCAATTCGGGTATCATCTGATCGAGATCACCAACCGCAGCGGCTGAGAAACACGACTCGCCATGAGCACGCACGACGGATCGGGTGTCGCGTCAGAAACATCCGCGCCACGGCGCACTGGAGTGCGCTGGTGGCCGGCGGTATTGATCGTCGCGGTTGCCGCCGCGTTAGCCGCGGTGCAGTGGAACCGCTACGCCGACGTGCAGCAGTATCGCGTTCTGTGGGTGCTTTCGATCGCGGGGGCGACGGTCATTCTGCTGGCCGCCTGGGGGGCGCTGTTTTCGCGTCTGCCGGCCAAGGCGCGCGCGGCGATTGCGGTGACGTTTCTTTCCGTGGTGGCGCTCGGCGCCGCCACGCTGCGCATCGATGGTGTGACGGGCGATTTGCGGCCGATTCTGAAATGGCGTTTTGCCGCTCCGGAGACGATCGCCACATCGGGCAAAAATGTGGAGATTCAACTGGCCGGTACGCCACGCGACTTTCCACAATTCCTGGGACCCAATCGCAATTCGACTTTGCCAGACATCCGGCTCGACGCCGATTGGCAAGCACGGCCCCCCAAGCTGCTTTGGCGCCGCCCGGTGGGTGAATCGTGGGCTTCGTTCGCCATTGTCGGTGATTACGCCATTACCCAAGAACAGGCCGGGCAAGACGAGCAAATCGTTTGCTACGAGGCCGCCACTGGAAAGCCCGTGTGGCGGTATAGCTACCCAGCCGAGTTTCGCACCGTGATTGCCGGCACGGGGCCGAGAACCACACCGACCGTGGTGGATGGTCGCGTCTATGCCATGGGAGCAACCGGCATTTTGACCTGCCTCGATGGCAACACCGGCTCAAAAATCTGGTCGCGCGACACGTTGGCTGACGCCGGCGCGGAGAATCGCGAATGGGGCGTTTCGTGTTCTCCTTTGGTCACCGGCGAACTGGTGGTGGTGAGCGTCGGCGGACCGAACGAGGCGGCGCTGGCGGCCTACCAATGCCAAACCGGTGAACGCGCCTGGCACGCGGGCAAGGATTATGCGGGCTATAGCTCGCCAGTGCTCGCCACTCTCTGCGGCGTGTCGCAAATCTTGATCGTCAGCGCTCGCAGCGCCACGAGCCACGACCCCACAACAGGCCAAGTGCTCTGGGAGCGCGAATGGGGTTCTGGCAACGCCAACTGCGTCAACGCGATCCCAATTGGCGACAACCGTGTTTTTTTGAGTAGCGGCTACGGATTTGGCTGTGTGCTGTTGGAATTGACCAAGCATGGCGATGCCCTCGGCGTGGAGGAAGTTTGGCCTCACAATCGCAATATGAAGTGCAAAATCAGTAACCCCGTCGTGCATGGCGAGCACTTGTACGGCCTCGATGAAGGGGTGCTGGCCTGCCTCGATTTGCAAACCGGCAAGCGGCTATGGCGAGCCGGCCGCTACGGACATGGGCAATTGCTCTTGGTCGGCGATTTGATTCTGGTGCAGGCAGAATCGGGCGAGGTGCTGCTTGTGCGGCCCAATCCCAAAAAGCTCGAAGAAGTGGCAACCTTGCCTGCGCTCAACGACAAGACGTGGAATGTCCCGTCGCTGGCGGGCAATCTGCTCTTGGTCCGCAACGAACAAGAGGCGGCGGCGTTTGAACTACCATTGGCGCATTAATCCAGGCGGTTTGCCAACTCCTTTCCGGTCGAAATAATGAGACCATGTTGCAAGCTGCCGTCGAAACGCCCGGCCTGCTCCCCTTCGATCCCTTGGTGCGCGATTGGTTTGCGCGCCGTTTTGGCCAACCGACCGAGCCGCAGCGATTGGGCTGGGCCGAGATTATCGCTGGCCGTCACACGCTGATCGCGGCGCCGACCGGTTCTGGAAAGACGCTGGCCGCGTTTCTCGCCTCGATCGATCAACTCATCCGCGCATCGCGGCGCGGCGTGCTGCCCGAGACGACCCAAGTGGTTTATGTCTCGCCACTCAAGGCGCTGAGCAACGACATCCATCGCAACCTCGACGTCCCGCTGTCGGGCATTCGTGAATTGGCGGCACAGGCGGATGAACCGCTTGCGGAGATTCGCGCCGCCGTGCGGACTGGCGACACGCCGTCGTCCGAGCGGCAGAAGATGCTGCGCCGTCCGCCGCAAATTCTGGTCACTACGCCCGAGTCGTTGTACCTGTTGCTCACGTCGGCCAAGGGGCGCGAGATGCTCCGCGACGTGCGCACCGTGATTGTCGACGAGATTCATGCCTTAGCGCGGGACAAACGCGGCTCGCACCTGACGTTGTCGCTGGAGCGACTGGAACATTGGGTGGGACGGCCAATTCAGCGCATTGGCCTGTCGGCAACGCAGCGCCCGATGGAAGACATCGCGCGGTTCCTGGTCGGCACGCGCGATGTTCAAGCTGGGATCGCGGATTGCGCGATTATCGATGTTGGCCACGTGCGCGAACTTGATCTTACGGTGCAAGCCCCCCCCAGCGAACTTGCGGCGGTCTGTTCGCATGAGCAGTGGGACGAGATCTACGCGCAACTTGCCGACTTGATTGCCAGTCATCGCAGTACGCTGGTCTTTGTGAACACCCGCCGGATGGCCGAACGGGTGGCGCATCGACTGATTCAAGAACTCGGCCCAGACGCCGTGGCCAGTCATCACGGCAGCCTGGCGCGCGAGACTCGTCTGTCGGCAGAGGAACGGCTAAAGAATGGCCAGCTCAAAGCGGTCGTGGCTACCGCCTCGCTGGAGCTTGGAATCGATGTTGGCTTTGTCGACCTGGTGTGTCAGGTTGGCACTCCCCGTTCCATTGCCACGCTGCTTCAGCGGGTTGGGCGTTCTGGCCACGCATTGGGTCTCGTGCCGAAGGGACGCCTGCTGCCGCTGACGCGCGACGAACTGTTGGAATGTTTGGCGCTGGTCCGCGCGGTGCGGCGCCGGCAGCTTGACCGGATCATCATTCCCCGCGCGCCGCTCGACGTGCTGGCGCAACAAATCGTGGCGATGACCGCCTGCGACGAATGGTCGGAAACGGAACTATTGGAAACCGTGCGCCGTGCGGCGCCCTATCGCGATTTAACGCCGGCCGCATTTGCGGATGTGCTCAACTTGCTCACCAACGGCATCAGCGGCGCACGGCACGGCGCCTATCTGCACCGCGACGAAATCAATGGCACGCTCAAGGCGCGGCGCGGCGCGCGGATTGCTGCGACTAGCTCCGGCGGAACGATCCCGGAGACCGGCGATTTTCGCGTCGTGACAGCGAACGACCGAACCTTTGTCGGCACGCTGAACGAAGACTTCGCGCTGGAGAGCCTGGCGGGCGACATCTTCCTATTGGGCAATCAATCGTGGCGCATCCTCTATGTGCGCGGCGGCGAAGTGACGGTCGAGGACGCGCATGGCGCGCCGGCGACCGTGCCGTTTTGGCTGGGAGAGGGCCCGGGACGCACCAATGAACTTTCGGCGGAGGTTGTGGCGCTGCGCGGCGAAGTCGCCGCGCGTGTGGCGCTCGCCGGCGGAATGGAGCCCGACCTGAGCGAGGCGGTGGAGTGGCTGCAAACGGAGTGCTGCGCGCCGGTCGAAGCGGCCCAGCAGGCCGCGCGCTATGTGGCCGCGCAGCAAGCGGCGCTGGGAGTGGTGCCGTCGCAACAGCAGATCGTTTTCGAACGCTTCTTCGACGAATCGGGCGGCATGCAGCTTGTGATCCATGCGCCGTTTGGCGCTCGCGTCAATCGGGCGTGGGGCCTGGCGATGCGCAAGCGCTTTTGCCGCAGTTTCGATTTCGAACTGCAAGCGGCGGCCGACGACAACGCGATCCTCTTGTCGATCGGGCCACAACATAGCTTCGCGATCGATGCCCTGTTCGGCATGTTGTCGCCGCGCAATGCCGAAGAGCTCTTGGTGCAAGCGCTATTGGCCGCACCGATGTTTCAAACCCGCTGGCGCTGGAATGTGACTTGCGCTTTGGCCGTGCTGCGGCAACGCGGCGGCAAGAAGATTCCCCCTTTCCTGCAGCGTTTCCGTTCCGACGATCTGCTGGCGTCGGTGTTTCCAGAAACCGTGGGCTGTCTGGAAAATCACTCGGGAGACATCGAGATACCCGATCATCCCCTCGTCCGGCAAACGCTCAACGATTGCCTGCATCAGGCAATGGACCTCGATACCTGGATCGGCGTGCTCGGCAGCCGCGAACAGGGCGGCATCGAGTTCATCGCGCGCGACACGCGCGAGCCCTCTCCGTTTGCGCATGAGATCCTAAACGCCAACCCCTACACGTTCCTCGACGACGCGCCGCTCGAAGAGCGCCGCGTGCGGGCGCTGACGTTACGCAGGTCGCTGTCGTTCGAAGCGCTCTCTGATCTGGGGCGGCTCGACCCGGAGGCGATTGATCTGGTGGTCGCAGAGGCGCAGCCGCAGGTCCGCGACGCCGATGAGTTGCACGACGCGCTGTTGACCTTGACAGCGCTCTCGATTGAAGACTTTCGGCATTGGAGCGGTTGGTTCGATCGACTCGTTGCGGCCGGGCGTGCCACGCTCGTCGAGCGCGCGGGGGAAGGTCCGCTGTGGGTCGCCGCCGAACGTTGGCCCGCGGTGTCCGCCATCTATCGCGGGGCGCAAGCCCGCCCCAGCGTGTCGCTACCGGCGCATCTCGATCGCGCCTGGGAGCGGACCGAGGCGCTCTCACTGCTGGTGCGCGGTCATATACAATCGTCCGGGCCAATCACCGTGGAAGCTCTGGCAGCGCGATTGGGCCTTTCGACAGCGGAGGTCGGCGCGGCGCTCGAGGCGCAGGAAGGTGAAGGCACGGTGATGCGCGGGCATTATCGCGCCAGCGCTGCTACAACCAACGACAACACCGGCGCAGTCGAGTGGTGCGATCGACGCCTGCTGGCGCGTATTCACCGGCTGACGCTCGACGGACTGCGGCGACAGATTCAACCGGTCGAGGCAATCGATTACCTGCGGTTCCTGGCGGCGCACCAGGGAATTCTCGGCGAACAGCGGCCGCTCGGTGTCGGCGGCCTGCGCTCGACAATCGAGCAATTGCAAGGCTATGAGATGCCGGCCGGTGTCTGGGAAACGCGCGCCTTGCCCGCGCGCGTGTCGGACTACGAACCGGCGCTGTTGGATCAATTGGCGATGTCCGGCATTCTGGCCTGGGGACGCCTGCGCACGCCACGCCGCGATCCGGAGGATGGTCCCAGTTCGGCGGGCATGACCCGCGCGGCTGGCATCACGCTGGCACAGCGCGAAGATCTGGCCTGGTTGATTCCGCCCGATCGCGCGAGCGACATGCCTCTGCGTGGCAACGCGCAAACCGTGCTGGAACTTTTGGAATCGCGCGGCGCGCTCTTCTATCACGAATTACGCTCGGCGGCCGACTTGCTGGAGGCTCATTTGGACGACGCCCTGCAAGAGCTAGCCGCCGCGGGCCTGGTCTCCGCCGACACCTTTGGCGCGGTGCGCTGGATTGCCACGCGTGACCGCGCCAGCCTAGACCGCAAGCGGCGTCACGCGCGCCGTCGCGGCGCGCTGGCGGCATCGCCCGCCACCTCGGGGCGCTGGTCCCGGTTTCCGGGCGTTTTCAAACCGCCGACCGAAGAAGAGCGCTTGAACCGCTGGGCGCGGCAACTGCTTTCTCGCTGGGGGGTGGTGTTCCGCGACCTGCTACTACGCGAAAACTCGACGCCCCCTTGGGGCGATCTGGTGCGCGTCTATCGGCGCATGGAAGCGCGGGGCGAAATTCGCGGTGGCCGATTTGTGGCGGCAGTCGGAGGGGAGCAATACGCGCTGCCGGGCATCGTGGAGTCGCTGCGCCGCTTCCGCGACAAAGAGCTAAGTCGTGAGTGGTTCGTTGTGTCGGCAGCCGATCCCTTGAATCTGGCGGGCATCCTGACCGACGAGCCGCGCGTCCCTTCGATCCATACTTACACACTGGCGGTGCGGGATGGGAGGCTGATCGCCTCGCGCCAAGCAGGTGAGCTGCGCTGGCACGACGAAATTCCGCCCGATGAAGTGGCGGAAATTAGCCGACGCCTGCGGCGCAGCGTTTGAGCGCTCGTGCGAGTCGAAACGCGCAGCGCGCCTTGCTACCATAGTGCCTCGAACGTTGACCCGCGCATTCCCAGGAGCCGCATCATGCGTGTCGCGATTGCCGCCATTGTTCTGTTAGCTGCCTCGCTGTGCCGCGCGGAGGACGCCGCGGATCGCGCGCAATTGAGTGTCGGGGCCGCCGCGGTGAATATCCAGGCCGACGACTCCATGGTGATTGGCGGCGGCATCCACGGCGGCGCCGTACAGGGCCAAGACGGACAACTGCGAGCCGTGGCGGTGGTGCTGGAGAAGCCTGGCTCGCCGAGAGCGGCGATCGTTGCGTGCGACGTGTTGATGCTTAATCGCGACCTGCTCGACCCGGTGGTGGATCAGATCAGCAAGAAACACGGCATCCCGGCCGAAGCGATTCTGATCAACGCCACGCACACGCATCATGCGCCCAGTACGGTCACAGTCCACGGCTACGCGCGCGACGAGGAGTTTTGTCGCCGAGTTCAAGCGGCAATTGTCAGCGCGGTCGATGGGGCGGTCGAGCAACTCGCCGACGCCCGATTTTTCTTCTGCTTGGGCGAGGAATCGTCGGTGGGGCAGAACAGCCGGCTGCTGTTGGGTGACAACACCGTCTTCTGGACAGGCAAGTACGACGACGCCCTCCGCCCGACTGGTCCCTTCGATCCAGAACTGCCTGTGCTTGCTTTCAAAGGCCAAGACGGCAAATTGCGAGCGCTGATTTTCAATCACTCGACGCACACGATCGGCGCGCGAACCGCTGGCCGCTCCCCGTCGTTTTATGGTCTTGCCGCGCAAGAACTGGAGCAGGAACATGGTGGCGTGGTGTCGTTCTTGGAAGGCGCGTCAGGATCGACGCACAATTTGACGCTCAATTGCGCCGAGATGATCTTGCGCATCAAAGCAGCGGTGAATCGTGCGCTCGCGCTGGCCGAGCCGCTGCCGGTGGATCAAATTCGAGCGGCCAAGAGGCCATTCAAGTATCGAGTTCGCAAGTTCGACGAGGCGCAAGAAGAAGCGACCGTTGGCGCCTATTGCCAGCGCCGGATTCCTAGCGTTTGGGAGAGCGTGGCCAAAGTGTTTCGCCAGCAGCGCGCCGTCTTGGCGCCGCATCAGGGAGAAGAGCGCAGTACTTGGCTACAAGTGATCACGATTGGCGATGTGGCGATCGTGGGGGTGCCCGCCGAATTCTTTACGCGGCTTGGACAGGAGATCAAACGCCGCTCTCCTTATCGCTATACCTATGTGGCCGAGTTGGCCAACGATTGGATTGGCTATCTGCCCGACCGAGAAGGGTTTGAACTTGGCGGTTATCAAACTTGGACCGGGCTGCACAGCCTGGCCGAGCGCGGCACGGGCGAAGCCGTGGTCGATGCCGCAGTGGCCATGCTGAATGAGATGCATCATGAATAAATGGATCTGGCGTTGCCTCTTGTGGTCTTGCTGCGGCGCCGCCTGGGGCGAAGAGTCGCAGAGCCCGCTTGCCCCGGGGGATGAATTCCAAACCTTTCAGTTGGCCGACGAGCGACTGACGATTGAATTGGTGGCGGCCGAGCCAGATGTCATTGACCCGGTGGCCTGCGCTTGGGACGAGCGGGGAAACCTCTATGTCGTCGAAATGCGCGACTATCCCGAAGGGCCGGCGCCGGCAGGGCAGATCAAGTTGCTCAGAGATACCGATGGCGACGGTCGCTACAGCCAATCCAGCGTGTTCGCCAGCGAACTGAACTATCCCACTAGCGTGCTGCCGTACCGCGGCGGCGTATTCGTCACTGCGGCGCCCAATTTGTGGTATTTCAAAGACACCGACGGCGACGGGCAGGCCGACGAGCGACGCGTGGTCTTCACTGGCTTTGGCGAAGGCAACCAGCAACTGCGGGTCAACGGCCTGACCTGGGGGCGCGATGGCTGGATCTATGGCTCCAATGGACGGAGCGATGGCGAAGTGCGCCGGCCCGAGCAACCGTCGGAGAGCGCCGTCTCGCTGCGCCGGCACGACTTTCGCTTTCATCCTGAAACTTTGGCGTTTGAGCCGATGGCCGGCACAAGTCAGTACGGCGTGGCGGTCAACGACGCCGGCGATCACTTTCTCAGTTGGAACACGGTGCCGATGCGGCACATGGTGATCGCCGATGCCTGGCTGGCGCGACACCCAGGGTTGGCCGGCGCCTCGGCATTGAACATCTTGATCGATGCCAGCAAGACGGGGCGCGTCTATCCGCTGGCGCTGCCGCGGACTTTCAATCGCGAATCGATTCAGCATTTCAACGCAAGTTGTGGGCTGGCCATCTATCGAGGCGACGCGTTGCCAACCGAATACGTTGGCAACGCCTTGGTGTGCGAGGCGTTATTGGGCCTGGTTCATCGCCGAGTGCTCGTGCCCGACGGCGCCACCTATCGCGGCGAGCGCGGACCGCAAGAGGTAGAGCGCGAATTACTGGCGGCAAGCGATCCTTGGTTTCGGCCTGTCAACTTAACGACCGGCCCCGACGGCGCGCTGTACGTGGTCGACTTCTATCGCAAATGGGTCGAGCATCCGCAGTTTGTGCCGGAGGCGTCGCGCGGCGGCGTCGATTATCGCACCGGCGACGATCGCGGACGAATCTGGCGGATTCGCCAAAAGGATCGGCCTGCCGCGGCGGCCGCGCCCTGGCCAGACCAGTGCGATACCGCTGCTTTGGTCGATCGACTCGATCATGCTTGTGGCTGGCAGCGCGACGCGGCCCAGCGATTACTGCTCACGCGGGGCGACTCGCCAACCGTCGATCTGGTTCGGCGTGGATTGGATGCGACCCGCAGCGTCCAAGGACGCCGGTTGGCGTTGGCAACGCTAAATGCCTTGGACGAGCTACCTTCAGAACTGCTGCTGAAGTCCCTGAATTATCCGGAAGCGGAGATTCGGGAGTTGGCGCTCACGCTGATTCCCGAGCAGCGACGTCCTGAACCTCAGTTTGTCACCAGCGTATTGAAGTTGGCCACCGATGAGAGTCCACGCGTTCGATTGCAAGCCGCGCTGGCGCTCGGCGAACTCAAGCTGCCGGCGGCGCTCAACGCCATGGCAACCCTCGCCTCAGCGCACCCCGACGACAAGTGGCTGCGACTGGCGCTCTTGAGCGGACTGGCCGAGCGCGAGCTTGAGTTCGTCAGACAAGTCGTGGCTCAAGCGCCCCAGTGGCTGGCGGCGCCTAACGCCGCGCAGCAATCGGCGCTGCGCGATGTTGGTGAATTGTTGGGCAGACGTGGAGATCAAGCTGAACTGACCAGCGCGCTGGCGCTGGACGACAAAGGTAAACTATCGCCGGGCCAACTGGCCCTGACGACCGGCATTGGCACGGGATTGGAAACAACCGGCAAGCGTCTCGATATGGCGCTCGCCGGCGATTCGCAGGCGGCTCGGCGACTTGCGGCGCTGCTTGAGCAAGCGGTGACAATCGCCAGCAACGCCAATCAGACCGCGGAGCATCGCGCGTTGGCGATTGAACTGCTGTCGAGCGCAGCCCCCCGCAAGACGCTAGACGTGCTGTCGCTACTAGACGCGAATCAACCCGACGAAGTGCAGTTGGCCGCGGCACGGGCCATGGGCCGTTGGGCAGATTTCGAGCTAGCTCGCTCCGCGATGGAGTTATGGGGTCGGCTTTCGACCAAGACGCGGCGTCAATTCGCCTCATCACTATTGCGTACGCAGCCGATGGTGGCCGTCTTGCTCGATGGGCTGGAGGCAGGAACCGTCGCCGATGGCGAACTCGATGCGGCGCAGCGCGAGGCCCTCTGGCGTATCGACGACGGCGCGTTACGCGCTCGGGTGGGCAAGCTCATTGGCGAACCTGGCAAGTCGGACCGCTCCGCAGTG
It contains:
- a CDS encoding c-type cytochrome is translated as MNKWIWRCLLWSCCGAAWGEESQSPLAPGDEFQTFQLADERLTIELVAAEPDVIDPVACAWDERGNLYVVEMRDYPEGPAPAGQIKLLRDTDGDGRYSQSSVFASELNYPTSVLPYRGGVFVTAAPNLWYFKDTDGDGQADERRVVFTGFGEGNQQLRVNGLTWGRDGWIYGSNGRSDGEVRRPEQPSESAVSLRRHDFRFHPETLAFEPMAGTSQYGVAVNDAGDHFLSWNTVPMRHMVIADAWLARHPGLAGASALNILIDASKTGRVYPLALPRTFNRESIQHFNASCGLAIYRGDALPTEYVGNALVCEALLGLVHRRVLVPDGATYRGERGPQEVERELLAASDPWFRPVNLTTGPDGALYVVDFYRKWVEHPQFVPEASRGGVDYRTGDDRGRIWRIRQKDRPAAAAAPWPDQCDTAALVDRLDHACGWQRDAAQRLLLTRGDSPTVDLVRRGLDATRSVQGRRLALATLNALDELPSELLLKSLNYPEAEIRELALTLIPEQRRPEPQFVTSVLKLATDESPRVRLQAALALGELKLPAALNAMATLASAHPDDKWLRLALLSGLAERELEFVRQVVAQAPQWLAAPNAAQQSALRDVGELLGRRGDQAELTSALALDDKGKLSPGQLALTTGIGTGLETTGKRLDMALAGDSQAARRLAALLEQAVTIASNANQTAEHRALAIELLSSAAPRKTLDVLSLLDANQPDEVQLAAARAMGRWADFELARSAMELWGRLSTKTRRQFASSLLRTQPMVAVLLDGLEAGTVADGELDAAQREALWRIDDGALRARVGKLIGEPGKSDRSAVVNDFQAALQLPGNGPRGAQLFQQHCNTCHAMAGQGGHIGPDLASVKSRAAAALLVDVLDPSREVPPDYMNYLIETADGQLLGGLLVAEAANAITLRGVDGAQATIARERIERFQSTGKSLMPEGFEQKLAPQDIADVLAFLTQTESKAPPKPRP